A stretch of Campylobacter showae DNA encodes these proteins:
- a CDS encoding ComF family protein, with amino-acid sequence MRCANCGHLSLGVICQICKDHLLASPARTRVLDGDFKIYSFFDYSEVKNLLHSKHLFHGSFVYSALANLSFKIFARKFSFGSPVNAVPIDDKTTSGYSHTAILARALKSAEIHPLYACLHACSNVSYHGKDLAFRLKNPRNFKLLKTPKFPVILIDDIVTTGTTIDEARRTLEKSGYEVLFALTLADARY; translated from the coding sequence ATGAGATGCGCTAACTGCGGGCATCTGAGCCTCGGCGTGATCTGTCAAATTTGCAAAGATCACCTGCTCGCCTCGCCCGCAAGAACGCGCGTTTTGGACGGCGATTTTAAAATTTACAGCTTTTTTGACTACTCCGAAGTTAAAAATTTACTCCACTCAAAGCACCTATTTCACGGCTCTTTCGTTTATAGCGCGCTCGCAAATTTGAGTTTTAAGATTTTTGCGCGAAAATTTAGCTTCGGCTCGCCAGTAAATGCCGTACCTATCGACGACAAAACAACTAGCGGCTACTCGCATACGGCGATCCTAGCTCGCGCGTTAAAAAGTGCGGAAATCCATCCACTTTACGCCTGTTTGCACGCGTGCTCAAACGTCAGCTATCACGGCAAAGACCTCGCCTTTCGCCTAAAAAATCCGAGAAATTTTAAGCTCTTAAAAACGCCAAAATTTCCCGTTATCTTGATAGATGATATCGTGACGACGGGCACTACGATAGACGAAGCCAGACGGACGCTAGAAAAATCAGGCTACGAGGTGCTTTTCGCGCTAACGCTTGCGGATGCGAGATACTAA
- a CDS encoding YajG family lipoprotein, which yields MKKLAFYAIAAALFAAVMSGCSQRSSVLNLTPYQSTSNQMGYQKNIRINSIEDARANKSIVATITGSNGNVKEYVTLQNSIESWLQDGLSTELKRLGANLSDFGDIVVDVRIVELKANLSGYSTDNLKGSAKLAITVHRGDQTITKNVSQEQTKFAPIHTSGAFKSFFDELLQDIVKRAAIQILKS from the coding sequence ATGAAAAAATTAGCTTTTTACGCCATTGCCGCCGCGCTTTTTGCTGCGGTCATGAGCGGATGTTCGCAGCGCAGCTCGGTGTTAAATTTGACCCCGTATCAATCAACCTCAAACCAGATGGGCTACCAAAAAAATATCCGAATAAATAGCATCGAGGACGCTCGCGCAAACAAAAGCATCGTCGCCACGATCACGGGTAGCAACGGCAACGTCAAAGAATACGTCACGCTGCAAAACAGCATAGAGAGCTGGCTGCAAGACGGCCTTAGCACCGAGCTAAAGCGTCTGGGAGCAAATTTGAGCGACTTTGGCGATATCGTCGTGGACGTGAGGATCGTCGAGCTTAAAGCAAATCTAAGCGGCTACTCCACGGACAATCTAAAGGGCTCGGCAAAGCTTGCGATAACGGTACATAGAGGCGATCAAACCATCACCAAAAACGTCTCGCAGGAGCAGACCAAATTTGCCCCGATTCACACGAGCGGCGCGTTTAAGAGCTTCTTTGACGAGCTACTCCAAGACATCGTAAAACGCGCGGCGATCCAGATCCTAAAAAGCTAA
- the lepA gene encoding translation elongation factor 4: MKNIRNFSIIAHIDHGKSTLADRLIQECGAVSDREMSSQIMDTMDIEKERGITIKAQSVRLNYALGGQNFVLNLIDTPGHVDFSYEVSRSLASCEGALLVVDASQGVEAQTIANVYIALENNLEIIPVINKIDLPAADPERVKNEIEHVIGLDCSGAVEVSAKSGIGIKELLEAIITRIPAPGGEAEKPLKTLIYDSWFDNYLGALALVRVYDGELKKNDEILVMGTGKKHIVLDLMYPNPIAPIKTANLGAGEVGIVVLGLKNVSDVQVGDTITLARNPVKEPVGGFERAKPFVFAGLYPIETDKFEDLRDALDKLKLNDSSISYEPETSVALGFGFRVGFLGLLHMEVIKERLEREFDLDLIATAPTVTYEVVQTDGQILRIQNPSQLPPVNKIEHVKEPYVKSTIITPSEFLGNIITLLNNRRAVQTKMDYITPERVLLEYDIPMNEIVMDFYDKLKSSTKGYASFDYEPSDYRVGDLVKLDIKVAGETVDALSIIVPESKAQSKGRDFVKAMKEIVPRQLFEVAIQASIGNKVIARETVKSMGKNVTAKCYGGDITRKRKLLEKQKEGKKRMKAIGKVNLPQEAFLSVLKID, encoded by the coding sequence ATGAAAAACATCAGAAATTTTAGCATCATCGCTCATATCGACCACGGCAAAAGTACGCTCGCAGACCGCCTGATACAGGAGTGCGGCGCCGTCAGCGACCGCGAGATGAGCAGCCAAATCATGGACACGATGGATATCGAAAAAGAGCGCGGCATCACGATCAAGGCTCAGTCCGTGCGTCTAAACTACGCGCTAGGCGGGCAAAATTTCGTCCTAAATTTGATCGACACTCCGGGCCACGTGGATTTTAGCTACGAGGTGAGCCGTTCTCTTGCTAGCTGCGAGGGCGCGCTGCTCGTGGTGGATGCTTCTCAGGGTGTAGAGGCGCAAACCATCGCAAACGTCTACATAGCACTTGAAAACAACCTCGAAATCATCCCCGTTATCAACAAAATCGACCTCCCCGCAGCAGACCCGGAGCGCGTAAAAAATGAGATCGAGCACGTTATAGGGCTTGACTGTAGCGGCGCGGTCGAGGTTAGCGCCAAAAGCGGCATCGGTATCAAAGAGCTGCTAGAAGCCATCATCACGCGCATCCCGGCTCCTGGCGGCGAGGCGGAAAAACCGCTAAAAACTCTCATCTACGACAGCTGGTTTGACAACTACCTAGGTGCGCTGGCACTCGTGCGCGTCTATGACGGCGAGCTAAAGAAAAACGACGAGATCCTAGTCATGGGCACGGGCAAAAAACACATCGTGCTAGACCTCATGTATCCAAACCCTATCGCGCCGATAAAAACGGCAAATTTGGGCGCGGGCGAGGTCGGTATCGTGGTGCTGGGGCTAAAAAACGTCAGCGACGTACAGGTAGGAGATACCATCACGCTGGCTCGTAATCCCGTAAAAGAGCCGGTCGGCGGCTTTGAGCGGGCTAAACCGTTCGTATTTGCGGGACTCTACCCGATCGAAACGGATAAATTTGAAGATCTGCGCGACGCACTTGATAAACTAAAGCTAAACGATAGCTCTATCAGCTACGAGCCCGAAACCTCGGTCGCGCTTGGGTTTGGCTTTCGCGTCGGATTTTTGGGGCTGCTGCATATGGAGGTTATCAAGGAGCGCTTGGAGCGCGAATTTGACCTCGACCTCATCGCCACGGCTCCGACCGTGACCTATGAGGTGGTGCAAACCGACGGTCAAATTTTACGCATCCAAAACCCGAGCCAGCTCCCTCCGGTCAATAAAATCGAGCACGTCAAAGAGCCGTACGTAAAGTCCACGATCATCACGCCTAGCGAGTTTTTGGGCAACATCATCACGCTGCTAAACAACCGCCGCGCCGTGCAGACCAAGATGGACTACATCACGCCCGAGCGCGTGCTGCTCGAGTACGACATCCCGATGAACGAGATCGTGATGGACTTTTACGACAAGCTAAAATCGAGCACCAAAGGTTACGCGAGCTTTGACTACGAGCCTAGCGACTACCGCGTGGGCGATCTGGTGAAGCTTGATATCAAGGTCGCGGGCGAGACCGTGGACGCGCTCTCCATCATCGTGCCAGAGTCCAAAGCCCAGTCCAAAGGACGCGACTTCGTAAAAGCAATGAAAGAGATCGTGCCGCGCCAGCTCTTTGAGGTCGCGATACAAGCCAGCATCGGCAACAAAGTCATCGCGCGCGAAACGGTAAAATCAATGGGCAAAAACGTAACCGCCAAGTGCTACGGCGGCGACATCACGCGTAAGCGCAAGCTGCTAGAAAAGCAAAAAGAGGGCAAAAAGCGCATGAAAGCCATCGGCAAGGTAAATTTGCCGCAGGAAGCCTTTCTCTCGGTCCTAAAAATAGACTAG
- a CDS encoding cation diffusion facilitator family transporter, which produces MHENHAHCAHSHASNKVVLKNSFLIISAFMLVEIAGGFATNSLALLSDAGHMLSDAAALGLSLFAFKFGERKGNLQKTFGYRRIEILAATINAVTLIVIAVFIVIEAARRLQNPPEVATAGMLAISTLGLAVNIVVALYMLRGGDVRENVNMRGAYLHVLSDAAGSVGAIAAALAMMCFGWGWADAAASLLVAALIVKSGWGVLKDSLNILMEGSPKGVSLDALVTQIRGVDGVLSVHDLHVWSITSGANALTAHVVVSGELRVREAERIMAEISHEMEHLGITHTTLQLESSESECADELICEVRSSDTGGHLGHSH; this is translated from the coding sequence ATGCACGAAAATCACGCCCACTGCGCGCATTCGCACGCGTCAAACAAGGTCGTTTTGAAAAATTCCTTCCTTATAATCTCCGCTTTTATGCTAGTCGAGATCGCGGGCGGCTTTGCGACAAACTCGCTCGCCCTGCTTTCCGACGCCGGACACATGCTATCAGACGCCGCAGCGCTCGGGCTTTCGCTGTTTGCGTTTAAATTCGGCGAACGCAAGGGCAATCTGCAAAAGACCTTCGGCTACAGGCGGATCGAAATTTTAGCCGCGACGATAAACGCCGTCACGCTCATCGTCATCGCCGTTTTTATCGTCATCGAGGCGGCGAGGCGCCTGCAAAATCCGCCCGAAGTAGCCACCGCTGGCATGCTCGCTATCAGCACGCTGGGTCTTGCCGTAAACATCGTCGTGGCGCTATACATGCTGCGCGGCGGCGACGTAAGAGAAAACGTCAATATGCGCGGCGCCTACCTGCACGTGCTGAGCGACGCTGCGGGCTCGGTGGGCGCGATCGCGGCTGCGCTAGCGATGATGTGCTTTGGCTGGGGCTGGGCGGACGCGGCAGCTAGCCTGCTCGTGGCTGCGCTCATCGTAAAAAGCGGCTGGGGCGTGCTAAAAGACAGCCTAAACATCCTAATGGAGGGCTCGCCAAAAGGCGTGAGCCTAGACGCGCTCGTCACGCAGATCAGGGGTGTGGACGGAGTACTTTCGGTGCACGACCTGCACGTCTGGAGCATAACAAGCGGCGCAAACGCGCTCACGGCTCACGTGGTGGTCAGCGGCGAGCTGCGCGTGCGCGAAGCGGAGCGGATCATGGCCGAAATATCGCACGAAATGGAGCATCTGGGCATCACGCACACGACGCTGCAGCTTGAGAGCAGCGAGAGCGAATGCGCCGACGAGCTCATCTGCGAAGTAAGATCAAGCGATACGGGCGGGCATTTGGGGCATAGTCATTAA
- a CDS encoding ABC transporter six-transmembrane domain-containing protein, with product MQNSAFKTLTLIAKKNFKKLFLTFSLVLAENGLFLVYPVLAGIAINAIVAGDTLLALSYSCMVFVGWGLGSIRRRVDTQVFTRIYAGLAVSVIMNEKRATKDESAVIARANLSREFVDFFEQHFPVFFTSVVSIFGSAIMLLFIEFYVGLAVFALLVVFGVLLPKYIAKNDRLYLKLNNQLEREAGRISAGDERTLKRHYDVLSKLRIRISNREAMSFFIIGASAAAIFSLAIFMLSHKQANAGHIYSVLTYLWTFAISLDDAPRLIEEFSKLKDIGKRVDAGLEGDIDKI from the coding sequence ATGCAAAATAGCGCATTTAAGACACTAACGCTCATAGCAAAGAAAAACTTTAAAAAGCTGTTCTTGACGTTTAGCCTGGTTTTAGCGGAAAACGGGCTATTTCTCGTCTATCCCGTGCTCGCTGGCATCGCCATAAACGCCATCGTAGCGGGCGACACGCTTTTGGCACTTAGCTACTCGTGCATGGTGTTCGTGGGTTGGGGGCTTGGCTCGATTAGACGGCGCGTGGATACGCAGGTGTTTACTAGGATATATGCAGGACTTGCCGTAAGCGTGATAATGAACGAAAAAAGAGCCACGAAAGACGAAAGCGCCGTAATCGCAAGAGCAAATTTATCTCGCGAATTCGTGGATTTTTTCGAGCAGCACTTTCCCGTGTTTTTCACCTCGGTCGTCTCGATTTTCGGCTCGGCGATCATGCTTTTATTTATCGAGTTCTACGTGGGTTTGGCTGTTTTTGCCCTGCTCGTGGTTTTTGGAGTTTTGCTACCCAAATACATCGCCAAAAACGACCGCTTGTATCTCAAGCTAAACAACCAGTTAGAGCGCGAGGCAGGACGCATAAGCGCAGGCGATGAGCGCACGCTAAAGCGCCACTACGACGTACTTTCAAAGCTTCGTATCCGCATATCAAACAGAGAGGCGATGAGCTTTTTCATCATCGGGGCGAGCGCGGCGGCGATTTTTAGCTTGGCGATATTTATGCTATCACACAAGCAGGCAAACGCGGGCCACATCTACTCGGTGCTTACCTACCTCTGGACGTTTGCAATCAGCTTAGATGACGCGCCGAGACTGATAGAGGAGTTTAGCAAACTAAAAGACATCGGCAAGCGCGTAGATGCCGGGCTAGAAGGCGATATAGATAAAATTTAA
- a CDS encoding cupin domain-containing protein, whose protein sequence is MSNYKIVSTKNAPRVELKTALNLSGCELSINELPANASVPFVHSHKQNEELYLVLKGGGTLFIDGEEKAVGEGDAIRIDPAGKRCFKAGAQGMKFICIQTKRGSLEQYTNGDGVINDDVKPSWL, encoded by the coding sequence ATGTCAAACTACAAGATCGTTTCAACCAAAAATGCGCCGAGAGTCGAGCTGAAAACCGCTCTAAATTTAAGCGGCTGCGAGCTTTCTATCAATGAGCTCCCCGCAAACGCGAGCGTGCCTTTCGTGCATTCGCACAAGCAAAACGAGGAGCTTTACTTGGTGCTAAAAGGCGGCGGCACGCTTTTTATAGACGGCGAGGAGAAGGCGGTCGGTGAGGGCGACGCGATACGCATCGATCCCGCGGGCAAAAGGTGCTTCAAGGCGGGCGCGCAGGGGATGAAATTTATCTGCATCCAGACCAAACGCGGCAGCCTGGAGCAGTACACTAACGGCGACGGCGTGATAAACGACGATGTAAAGCCGAGCTGGCTGTAA
- a CDS encoding NAD(P)-dependent oxidoreductase: protein MKVAIIGANGKSGSNLVQEALKQGYDVTAIVRNKEYKNGDVKVVYKDVFELSKADLEGFDAVISAFAAWTPETFGLHKKVAKHLADALSGTKTRLLVIGGAGTLYVDDKGTMAMDTPGFPPEYMGVAKATAESFFELKGRTDVLWTYVSPAGEYDDQGARTGKYVLGNDHVILNSQNDSYISYADLAIAIIDELKNRNFVQKRFTAVGERA from the coding sequence ATGAAAGTAGCAATCATCGGAGCAAACGGAAAATCAGGTTCAAATTTGGTGCAAGAAGCCCTAAAGCAAGGCTACGACGTAACGGCTATCGTGCGAAACAAAGAGTATAAAAACGGCGACGTAAAAGTCGTTTATAAAGACGTTTTTGAGCTTAGCAAAGCCGATTTGGAGGGCTTTGACGCCGTTATCAGCGCATTTGCGGCATGGACGCCCGAAACATTTGGGCTTCATAAAAAGGTAGCAAAGCACCTCGCGGACGCGCTTAGCGGTACGAAAACGAGGCTACTAGTCATCGGCGGCGCGGGTACGCTATATGTGGACGATAAAGGCACTATGGCTATGGATACGCCGGGCTTCCCGCCTGAGTATATGGGCGTCGCAAAGGCTACGGCGGAGTCGTTTTTCGAGCTAAAAGGCAGAACCGATGTGCTTTGGACTTACGTAAGCCCGGCCGGCGAATACGACGATCAGGGCGCTCGCACGGGCAAATACGTCCTTGGCAACGATCACGTCATATTAAACTCGCAAAACGATAGCTACATCAGCTACGCCGATCTTGCAATCGCGATCATCGACGAGCTAAAAAATAGAAATTTCGTGCAAAAGCGCTTTACCGCAGTCGGCGAGAGAGCGTGA
- a CDS encoding Rrf2 family transcriptional regulator has protein sequence MQIGQKFSIAIHILLSCEFFKDEKNTSEFLAGTIGTNPVIVRNIIRLLKSANLINVSAGTGGASLAKKPEQITLFDIFSAVNEGENDIFKIHKNSPPPCPLGGRIEALLTPKFGSAQQAMFDSLAGVNLQNLLDELAAKN, from the coding sequence ATGCAAATAGGACAAAAATTTTCCATCGCTATACATATATTACTTAGCTGCGAGTTTTTTAAGGACGAGAAAAACACGAGTGAGTTTTTAGCCGGCACGATCGGCACGAACCCCGTCATCGTGCGAAATATAATCAGGCTTTTAAAATCGGCAAATTTAATAAACGTGAGTGCGGGCACGGGCGGGGCGAGCCTAGCTAAGAAGCCTGAGCAGATCACGCTTTTTGATATATTTTCGGCGGTAAATGAGGGCGAAAACGATATCTTTAAAATCCACAAAAACTCGCCGCCGCCTTGTCCGCTAGGAGGCAGGATCGAGGCGCTTTTGACGCCTAAATTTGGCTCCGCGCAACAAGCGATGTTTGATAGCTTAGCGGGCGTAAATTTGCAAAATTTGCTAGACGAACTGGCGGCTAAAAACTAA
- a CDS encoding dicarboxylate/amino acid:cation symporter, with product MQSNAKRGIVQKYFEANLLLKILAGLILGAVCGIIFQDAKDAIVILKPFGDVFIRLLKMIIVPIVMASLIVGCSSISPSDLGRVGAKVLIFYILTSFLAIIVGLAVGLILEPGAGLHITGSGDVAGKAANAPSMSSILVNLFPTNPFEAIAKGEILQIITFSLFFGVALSFLKDSKDERLSKLGNLIYDVFDGINHIMFYIIRWIMEYAPFGVFALIFIVFSQQGVKAFGPLLGVTVSVYIGFAAQIFVVYFLICLIVKINPFKFLKKVRSPMLTAFVTRSSGGTLPISMKTAEEDMGIPKQIYGFALPVGATVNMNGTIIYLGICAMFIANAVGVELDSGAKMTIILTAVLAAVGTAGVPGAGAIMLLMVLESVGLKVEGGSAVAAAYALILGIDAILDMGRTSMNVTGDMLGALVVAKNEKKLDESKWAD from the coding sequence GTGCAATCAAACGCTAAACGCGGAATAGTTCAGAAATATTTCGAGGCGAATTTGCTTCTAAAAATTTTAGCCGGGCTTATTTTGGGCGCTGTTTGCGGCATCATTTTTCAAGACGCAAAGGACGCGATAGTTATCCTAAAGCCTTTTGGCGACGTGTTCATAAGGCTTCTTAAAATGATCATCGTGCCTATCGTTATGGCCTCGCTCATCGTGGGCTGTAGCTCCATCTCGCCTTCCGATCTTGGCAGAGTGGGGGCAAAGGTGCTGATTTTTTACATATTGACGTCGTTTTTAGCCATCATAGTCGGGCTTGCGGTCGGGCTTATCTTGGAACCGGGAGCCGGACTGCATATAACCGGCAGCGGCGACGTAGCAGGCAAGGCTGCAAATGCGCCTAGTATGTCGTCGATACTCGTAAATTTATTTCCAACCAACCCTTTTGAAGCTATTGCAAAGGGCGAAATTTTACAAATCATAACTTTTAGCTTATTTTTCGGCGTCGCGCTTTCGTTTTTAAAAGATAGCAAAGACGAGAGGCTAAGTAAGCTTGGAAATTTGATCTACGACGTATTTGACGGAATCAACCATATCATGTTTTACATTATAAGATGGATCATGGAGTACGCGCCGTTTGGCGTTTTCGCTCTTATATTTATCGTATTTTCGCAGCAGGGCGTAAAGGCTTTCGGACCGCTTTTAGGCGTCACGGTTAGCGTGTATATCGGCTTTGCGGCTCAAATTTTCGTCGTTTATTTCTTGATTTGCTTGATCGTTAAAATCAATCCGTTTAAATTTCTAAAAAAAGTTCGATCGCCTATGCTGACGGCTTTTGTAACCAGAAGCTCGGGCGGAACGCTGCCTATCTCGATGAAAACGGCCGAAGAAGACATGGGTATCCCAAAGCAAATTTACGGATTTGCGCTTCCCGTGGGCGCCACCGTAAATATGAACGGCACGATCATATATCTGGGCATCTGCGCGATGTTTATCGCTAACGCTGTAGGCGTGGAGCTTGACTCTGGGGCTAAAATGACCATAATACTAACGGCCGTCCTTGCCGCCGTGGGAACTGCCGGAGTGCCTGGAGCGGGCGCGATAATGCTTTTGATGGTGCTTGAATCAGTCGGTCTAAAAGTCGAGGGCGGAAGCGCAGTAGCTGCGGCGTATGCGCTGATTTTGGGCATCGATGCGATCCTTGATATGGGACGCACGTCGATGAACGTGACGGGAGATATGCTGGGCGCGCTAGTTGTGGCCAAAAATGAAAAAAAATTAGACGAAAGCAAGTGGGCGGATTAG
- the hemE gene encoding uroporphyrinogen decarboxylase gives MIFIDACLKKPTPYTPVWMMRQAGRYLPEYMRVRAAAGDFLSLCKDYKKASEVTIQPVEILGVDAAILFSDILVVPLEMGMDLKFVQGEGPVFSDPIKTKDDLDRLDVQKSIKNLDYVYDTIKLTRENLVQDKALIGFCGAPWTIATYMIEGGGTKTYAVSKKLLYSNPEFMHQILAKVTAALIGYMKEQIKAGVNAVQIFDSWAAALEDEAYFEFGWKYIMDIVDALKAEFPQIPVIVFPKGISGYLDKISGNFEVFGVDWSTPIELAKEKLSPKYVLQGNMEPTRLYSKEAIDAGVERILQTMKNAPHIFNLGHGILPDVPVENAKYFIKRVQEKSAR, from the coding sequence ATGATTTTCATCGACGCTTGTTTAAAAAAACCGACACCCTATACGCCTGTTTGGATGATGCGGCAGGCGGGTCGGTATCTACCCGAGTACATGAGGGTTCGAGCTGCTGCAGGAGATTTTTTATCACTTTGCAAGGATTATAAAAAAGCCAGCGAGGTCACAATCCAGCCGGTTGAAATTTTAGGCGTCGATGCGGCGATACTTTTTAGCGATATCCTCGTCGTACCGCTTGAGATGGGCATGGATCTTAAATTTGTCCAAGGCGAAGGACCCGTATTTAGCGATCCTATCAAGACGAAAGATGATCTAGATAGGCTGGATGTTCAAAAATCAATCAAAAATTTAGACTACGTATACGATACGATTAAGCTAACGCGCGAAAATTTGGTGCAGGATAAGGCTCTGATCGGCTTTTGCGGGGCGCCGTGGACGATAGCTACGTATATGATCGAGGGCGGCGGGACGAAAACCTATGCGGTTAGCAAAAAGCTTTTATATTCAAACCCCGAGTTTATGCATCAAATTTTAGCCAAGGTCACGGCCGCGCTCATAGGCTACATGAAAGAGCAGATAAAAGCCGGCGTAAATGCTGTGCAAATTTTTGATAGCTGGGCGGCTGCGCTGGAGGATGAGGCGTATTTTGAGTTTGGCTGGAAGTATATCATGGATATAGTGGATGCGCTTAAGGCCGAATTTCCTCAAATTCCGGTTATCGTTTTTCCAAAAGGTATAAGCGGATATCTGGATAAAATTTCGGGAAATTTTGAGGTTTTTGGCGTCGATTGGAGTACGCCGATCGAGCTTGCTAAAGAAAAACTAAGCCCAAAATACGTCCTTCAAGGAAATATGGAGCCTACGCGCCTTTATAGCAAAGAGGCGATCGACGCGGGTGTGGAACGAATTTTGCAAACGATGAAAAACGCGCCGCATATCTTTAATCTCGGACACGGTATTTTGCCCGACGTTCCCGTAGAAAACGCGAAATATTTTATAAAACGAGTGCAAGAAAAAAGCGCAAGATAA